Within the Acidobacteriota bacterium genome, the region AACATGATATTAGTGACTCCATGTATGTTGTCTAATCTGTCACTCATCCTGGTTCTTTGTCCGCTCAATGCCAAATCGTATTGCAGCTTCAAGTATCTCAATCCTAATATCTTCAAGTTTCTTGAATTTGATGCAGTACCCAGTTATGCTTGCCTTACCAATATCCTTTCCATATGTCTCTACGAGGTATTTCGCATCGTCAATCCCAAGGATATAGACAGAGATTCCTGATGTGTTTGCGCTGATACCAATCTGATAGAACTCTCTAGTCTTTCCGTTGGCGTATTTCATTGTCTGAGTCCCGTATCCCACATTGGGATTGGAGACAATCTTTCCACTCTCGTCTTTGCCATCCAGGAACCACAATTTACATTTCGGCATTACCTTCAGAATGATGCGGTGCAATTCCTGCATATCGATTCGTTTTGGTTCAACTTGACTATCGATGTACTTGTTGATTATTTCGTCAACGGTCATTTCGAATTCTCTCCTTTTTCTCAAATTGATCTATTGCAAGACTTTGGAATCGGTTCTCTTTGCGAACTAAGTATCATTTCTTCGCGATCAACACTAGGAGTCCGCTTTTTCTGGTACCGCGCCCGCAGGGTCCACCTAACGGCTCAATTAACCGGGCCGCGCCTGAGATGTGGAGGTAGTCGAAGCACTCGTTGGCGCGGCTCCAGTTGAACAGATGTTAGGAGGCCTGAGTGCCGCCATCAGCGGGGTTCGTTCGGCAGCATTCTGACGCCTACTTCGCCTAGTGGCAGAACAGTATGGGAACAAAAGCTCAGGATAAACAGCGCGCTACCGACCGCGCTGTCTGCAAGTATGATTCTGATTTCTTTTTTCCTAAGTGGTTGTATACAGTTTACCGCCCAAGATCGTCATTGGAAGTAAAAGCGCCGTGAAGATAACGTGATACCAAACGGGAACATACGGCCAGGACATAACCGCCTTCAGTAAACCAAGGGCCAGCAGCAGAAAGCCGAGGACTAGCGGCGCGCGTTGGTTTCCACCGGCGCTCAGCGCGGCCAGAAATCCGGACATCACCGAGACTATTGAACCGAGGACAATATGCGTGAGAAGCATCCTCGTGTCCGCTGTGAACTGACCACCATTGGTAATGGCCGCTTCGAACGCGCGTTGATGAGTGCCGAACTCCGGCCAAATGGCCGAAAGAATCTTCTCGCTTCCGAACCACACTATCGCCCAAGCAAAAAATCCGGCAATCACGCCCAAAACGATTCGTACCATAGACTCCTCCTATTTATTTCTTTGCAATGTCT harbors:
- a CDS encoding DUF1801 domain-containing protein, translating into MTVDEIINKYIDSQVEPKRIDMQELHRIILKVMPKCKLWFLDGKDESGKIVSNPNVGYGTQTMKYANGKTREFYQIGISANTSGISVYILGIDDAKYLVETYGKDIGKASITGYCIKFKKLEDIRIEILEAAIRFGIERTKNQDE